A genome region from Nicotiana tabacum cultivar K326 chromosome 13, ASM71507v2, whole genome shotgun sequence includes the following:
- the LOC107804259 gene encoding uncharacterized protein LOC107804259 isoform X2, protein MATEELSETKEWHIVKNWRNVQKEKERERRRIRDRLRRQTMSLEEREKHLARRRRNYQLRRQKVLNNSFSSCQNYESTSGGNSNEEENQAIVPVSGLGVQSSEATFCPESYKSQEESAASSYTLHQGAEERMNKVQRSPNILPLYQIRHLARLLNSLSRDNQEIGTGLTSNDNITTESTLRRGIRLIDVKRLARALNAN, encoded by the exons ATGGCTACTGAAGAGTTATCTGAAACTAAAGAATGGCACATTGTAAAGAATTGGCGCAAtgtacaaaaagaaaaagaacgagAGCGTCGTCGAATTCGCGATAGATTGAGAAGGCAAACAATGAGTCTTGAGGAGAGGGAAAAACATTTAGCTAGACGTAGAAGAAACTATCAATTGAGAAGGCAAAAAGTTTTGAATAATTCATTTTCAAGTTGTCAAAATTATGAGAGTACTAGTGGTGGAAAttcaaatgaagaagaaaatcaaGCAATTGTTCCTGTTTCAGGACTTGGGGTTCAATCATCTGAGGCTACATTCTGTCCTGAATCATATAAATCACAAGAAGAATCAGCTGCATCAAGTTATACATTGCACCAAG GAGCAGAAGAAAGGATGAATAAAGTGCAGAGAAGTCCAAATATTCTGCCTTTATATCAAATAAGACATCTTGCTCGACTATTGAATTCTCTTTCAAGGGACAATCAAGAAATTGGGACAGGTTTAACGTCAAATGACAATATTACTACAGAGA GTACATTGCGACGAGGTATAAGATTAATTGATGTTAAACGTCTGGCCCGAGCGCTTAATGCAAATtga
- the LOC107804259 gene encoding uncharacterized protein LOC107804259 isoform X1 has product MATEELSETKEWHIVKNWRNVQKEKERERRRIRDRLRRQTMSLEEREKHLARRRRNYQLRRQKVLNNSFSSCQNYESTSGGNSNEEENQAIVPVSGLGVQSSEATFCPESYKSQEESAASSYTLHQGAEERMNKVQRSPNILPLYQIRHLARLLNSLSRDNQEIGTGLTSNDNITTESKCFFCKRGNPQPLHSLCPSGASGEQSVASTLCHWVNLPCVIVYKSHRDINRTGQTLCDMLNLKGIKGGFDPSSSVWMTTLETNWATQKDIIEIKFQYIFFMSFFLSFYVAQV; this is encoded by the exons ATGGCTACTGAAGAGTTATCTGAAACTAAAGAATGGCACATTGTAAAGAATTGGCGCAAtgtacaaaaagaaaaagaacgagAGCGTCGTCGAATTCGCGATAGATTGAGAAGGCAAACAATGAGTCTTGAGGAGAGGGAAAAACATTTAGCTAGACGTAGAAGAAACTATCAATTGAGAAGGCAAAAAGTTTTGAATAATTCATTTTCAAGTTGTCAAAATTATGAGAGTACTAGTGGTGGAAAttcaaatgaagaagaaaatcaaGCAATTGTTCCTGTTTCAGGACTTGGGGTTCAATCATCTGAGGCTACATTCTGTCCTGAATCATATAAATCACAAGAAGAATCAGCTGCATCAAGTTATACATTGCACCAAG GAGCAGAAGAAAGGATGAATAAAGTGCAGAGAAGTCCAAATATTCTGCCTTTATATCAAATAAGACATCTTGCTCGACTATTGAATTCTCTTTCAAGGGACAATCAAGAAATTGGGACAGGTTTAACGTCAAATGACAATATTACTACAGAGAGTAAGTGTTTTTTTTGTAAGAGGGGAAACCCGCAACCTCTGCATAGCCTCTGTCCTTCGGGTGCTTCGGGTGAGCAATCTGTAGCGAGCACTTTGTGCCACTGGGTAAACCTCCCCTGTGTAATAGTCTACAAATCACACAGGGATATAAATCGCACTGGGCAAACCCTGTGCGACATGCTCAACCTAAAAGGCATTAAAGGGGGATTCGATCCCAGTTCATCTGTATGGATGACCACCCTCGAGACCAACTGGGCAACTCAGAAGGATATTATAGAGATTAAGTTTCAatacatatttttcatgtcttttttcttgtctttctATGTTGCTCAAGTTTAA